In Amia ocellicauda isolate fAmiCal2 chromosome 5, fAmiCal2.hap1, whole genome shotgun sequence, a genomic segment contains:
- the cdkn1a gene encoding cyclin-dependent kinase inhibitor 1 isoform X2 translates to MAMHRTPTRAVRRSLFGRADPAQLQAECAAALRQELEASSRRWGFDFLNETPLQGGQFQWECVSGAKVPALYRSCMLSCRGQGALPRPEHGAGKENMPHTRKKNATHPVQESTPQKRLAPSLAPCQAPSQALKRKQTNITDFYQTKKRVVATPRKSGQ, encoded by the exons ATGGCAATGCACAGGACCCCGACCCGAGCGGTGCGCCGGAGTCTGTTCGGACGGGCCGATCCGGCGCAGCTGCAGGCGGAGTGCGCGGCAGCGCTGCGGCAGGAGCTGGAGGCGTCGTCCCGGCGCTGGGGCTTTGACTTCCTGAACGAGACACCTCTGCAGGGGGGCCAGTTCCAGTGGGAGTGCGTGTCGGGAGCCAAGGTGCCCGCTCTGTACCGCTCCTGTATGCTGAGCTGCCGCGGCCAGGGGGCGCTGCCGAGGCCCGAACACGGCGCTGGCAAGGAGAACATGCCGCACACGCGCAAGAAGAACGCCACGCACCCTGTGCAGGAATCCACGCCGCAGAAGAGACTGGCCCCCAGCCTGGCCCCCTGCCAGGCCCCCAGCCAGGCACTGAAGAGGAAGCAGACGAACATCACAG ACTTCTACCAGACCAAGAAGAGGGTGGTGGCGACACCGCGGAAGTCCGGGCAGTGA
- the cdkn1a gene encoding cyclin-dependent kinase inhibitor 1 isoform X1 — MCGSMAMHRTPTRAVRRSLFGRADPAQLQAECAAALRQELEASSRRWGFDFLNETPLQGGQFQWECVSGAKVPALYRSCMLSCRGQGALPRPEHGAGKENMPHTRKKNATHPVQESTPQKRLAPSLAPCQAPSQALKRKQTNITDFYQTKKRVVATPRKSGQ, encoded by the exons ATG TGTGGCAGCATGGCAATGCACAGGACCCCGACCCGAGCGGTGCGCCGGAGTCTGTTCGGACGGGCCGATCCGGCGCAGCTGCAGGCGGAGTGCGCGGCAGCGCTGCGGCAGGAGCTGGAGGCGTCGTCCCGGCGCTGGGGCTTTGACTTCCTGAACGAGACACCTCTGCAGGGGGGCCAGTTCCAGTGGGAGTGCGTGTCGGGAGCCAAGGTGCCCGCTCTGTACCGCTCCTGTATGCTGAGCTGCCGCGGCCAGGGGGCGCTGCCGAGGCCCGAACACGGCGCTGGCAAGGAGAACATGCCGCACACGCGCAAGAAGAACGCCACGCACCCTGTGCAGGAATCCACGCCGCAGAAGAGACTGGCCCCCAGCCTGGCCCCCTGCCAGGCCCCCAGCCAGGCACTGAAGAGGAAGCAGACGAACATCACAG ACTTCTACCAGACCAAGAAGAGGGTGGTGGCGACACCGCGGAAGTCCGGGCAGTGA